A region of Moorena producens PAL-8-15-08-1 DNA encodes the following proteins:
- a CDS encoding MFS transporter — protein MPSPTRLKGNWVRTILGWVNLRPEEGERTLLMFAFHTTTSIGLLWLEYSAIALFLEQYGAKWLPVIYIASSVICSGLGVLYSWLQSILPLRSVLVAIAILAALPLLVFRLGLEIEYGYITVVTIFLLRLWMDAVYILNDLNSQVTANQLFNIREIKRTYPLISSGLLAADVLSGFSLPLLLLLVGLNNVVAFGSGMMLVGALTLVYICQHYQQAFPNSPARQWEEMEPDFAVRQPSESLRRYVIPLFAFFILGEALYLLIEFQYMGQLEQTLDSSAIAGFLGLFSGTLGLFELVTQWFISSRVIDRFGLFLSAMVLPGALSVIGLVTLAKMASWLKFDIGLPSWITGLFIGVVLLRFVDELLRFTLIASVEPVLFQALPSGLRSVVQTTVQGIAKPMTTGITGLGILATIGLLNWAFPNFEPLRHWVFILMVVIFALLWLLSTWLMRANYGSLLLINAEQGRLGSANTNFLDTKTVFEEAVRRLKTEPNNRSAYIQLLSQIAPEKASKVLSPLLGEMSTDLQRQSLEVMLPYPNPDCLKDVSGLIDQRPPVEVLALALRYFWLAHEDLNIRTIKPYLQPAVDPTVRATAAALIMGRGTPKEKFDAVKTLRRMLTSKKEQERLMGTRALADMDYLESLVVYIDDLLRDKSLKVRCACLEVIAAKRFEKYYPSLVKALYYTSTRNAARMALVKQGDEAIPLLRVLSEDIHKPDLVRRQAWMALGEIGRLHALTEKGTPEAMKHLVQQLMSSWGTTRRNILTILLKIPGEVGIEAVMNQLGRSGIETLIEQELMFLGQIYGALLDLTSKKIAGLEADLLRQGLNDLQQDLVEVCFLLMKFLYPSSAIKAAEFNLASHSRSNIALGLEILDNTLDIPNKKAFLSILDRRSLKEKLGALVDLVPYKPMGVSDRLRRLIELRHFLSDWPLACCFHVARAAHCSLAPAAAMSCLRHPTGFVREAVVAYLKEMSPRACAELLPVLRNDPDPLVAAQAQQIIG, from the coding sequence ATGCCATCTCCGACTCGCCTGAAGGGTAACTGGGTTAGAACAATCCTAGGGTGGGTGAATCTTCGCCCAGAAGAAGGCGAGCGGACATTGTTGATGTTCGCCTTCCATACCACCACTTCGATTGGACTGCTTTGGTTAGAGTACAGTGCCATTGCCTTGTTTCTAGAACAATATGGCGCGAAGTGGTTACCGGTAATTTATATTGCTAGTTCCGTTATCTGCTCTGGACTGGGAGTATTATACTCCTGGTTGCAGAGCATTTTACCATTGAGGTCAGTCTTGGTAGCGATCGCAATCCTAGCTGCCTTACCCCTGTTAGTGTTCCGCCTAGGCTTGGAGATCGAGTATGGCTATATTACTGTAGTCACCATCTTTCTATTGCGATTGTGGATGGATGCCGTGTACATCCTCAATGACCTTAATTCCCAGGTGACGGCTAATCAGTTATTCAACATTCGGGAAATTAAGCGTACCTACCCCCTAATCTCCAGTGGGCTTTTGGCAGCTGATGTCCTCTCTGGCTTCTCATTACCTCTATTATTGCTGTTAGTGGGACTCAACAATGTGGTGGCTTTTGGGTCTGGCATGATGCTCGTCGGAGCACTGACCTTGGTTTATATATGTCAGCACTACCAGCAAGCCTTTCCTAACTCCCCAGCACGACAGTGGGAAGAAATGGAGCCAGACTTTGCTGTGCGTCAGCCGAGTGAATCCCTCAGACGCTATGTCATCCCTTTATTTGCGTTTTTTATCTTAGGGGAAGCCCTGTACCTCCTAATTGAATTTCAGTATATGGGTCAATTGGAGCAAACCCTGGATAGTTCAGCAATTGCTGGTTTTCTGGGTCTATTCAGTGGTACGTTGGGACTTTTTGAATTGGTGACCCAATGGTTTATCTCTAGTCGGGTGATTGATCGCTTTGGTCTTTTCCTAAGCGCTATGGTATTACCTGGTGCTTTATCTGTGATTGGCTTAGTGACCCTAGCTAAGATGGCAAGTTGGCTAAAGTTTGATATTGGGTTGCCTAGCTGGATAACAGGGCTATTTATTGGTGTAGTCTTACTCCGATTCGTTGATGAACTATTGCGCTTTACTTTAATAGCTAGTGTTGAACCGGTACTTTTCCAAGCCTTACCGTCAGGGTTACGCTCTGTGGTTCAAACTACTGTGCAAGGGATTGCCAAACCCATGACTACTGGCATTACTGGTCTTGGGATTTTAGCCACCATTGGGCTGCTGAATTGGGCTTTCCCCAATTTTGAGCCATTGCGGCATTGGGTGTTTATTTTAATGGTAGTGATTTTTGCCCTATTATGGCTGCTGAGTACCTGGTTAATGCGGGCTAATTATGGTTCATTGCTGCTGATCAATGCTGAGCAAGGACGTTTGGGTTCTGCCAATACCAATTTCCTGGATACTAAGACTGTCTTTGAGGAAGCGGTAAGGCGACTGAAAACTGAGCCGAATAACCGCTCTGCTTACATTCAACTGTTGTCTCAAATCGCTCCAGAAAAAGCGAGTAAGGTTCTTTCTCCCTTGCTGGGAGAAATGTCTACAGATTTGCAGCGCCAGAGTTTAGAGGTGATGTTGCCCTATCCCAACCCAGATTGTCTAAAAGATGTGTCTGGGTTGATTGATCAAAGACCACCAGTAGAAGTCCTGGCCTTAGCATTGCGCTATTTTTGGCTGGCTCACGAAGACCTGAATATTCGGACAATTAAGCCTTATCTACAACCGGCTGTTGACCCAACCGTAAGAGCTACAGCAGCTGCTTTAATTATGGGTCGGGGTACACCAAAAGAGAAGTTTGACGCCGTCAAAACCCTGCGGCGGATGCTCACCTCAAAAAAAGAGCAAGAACGGTTAATGGGTACCCGAGCTTTGGCAGATATGGATTACTTGGAATCCTTGGTGGTTTATATTGATGACCTGTTAAGGGATAAGTCATTAAAGGTACGGTGTGCTTGTTTAGAGGTGATTGCTGCTAAACGATTTGAAAAGTACTATCCGTCTTTAGTCAAGGCACTCTACTACACCTCTACCCGCAATGCTGCTCGTATGGCGTTGGTCAAGCAAGGGGATGAAGCCATTCCTTTATTGAGGGTTTTGTCTGAAGATATTCACAAGCCAGACTTAGTAAGGCGGCAAGCTTGGATGGCTCTCGGTGAGATTGGCAGACTCCACGCCCTAACTGAAAAGGGTACTCCTGAAGCTATGAAGCATTTGGTGCAACAGTTGATGAGTAGTTGGGGGACAACCCGTCGTAATATTCTCACGATCCTGCTCAAGATTCCAGGGGAAGTTGGGATTGAGGCGGTGATGAACCAGTTAGGGCGTAGTGGCATAGAAACTTTAATTGAGCAAGAATTGATGTTTTTGGGTCAAATTTATGGCGCACTGCTGGATTTGACCTCAAAGAAAATAGCTGGACTGGAGGCAGATTTGCTGCGGCAGGGGCTTAATGATCTTCAACAAGATCTTGTAGAGGTGTGTTTCTTACTGATGAAGTTTCTTTATCCATCGAGTGCCATCAAAGCAGCTGAGTTTAATCTAGCATCCCATTCTCGGTCAAACATTGCCCTAGGGCTAGAAATTTTGGATAATACCCTAGATATTCCTAATAAGAAAGCATTTTTGTCAATTTTAGACCGGCGTTCTCTGAAAGAAAAATTAGGTGCCCTAGTGGATTTAGTGCCTTATAAACCCATGGGTGTAAGCGATCGCTTACGTCGGTTAATCGAGTTACGACATTTTCTGTCAGATTGGCCCCTAGCCTGTTGTTTTCATGTGGCCAGAGCAGCACACTGTTCCCTAGCACCAGCAGCGGCGATGAGTTGCCTACGTCATCCTACCGGTTTTGTGCGGGAAGCGGTTGTGGCTTATCTCAAAGAGATGTCACCTCGTGCTTGTGCAGAGTTGTTGCCAGTGCTTAGGAATGACCCAGATCCCTTGGTAGCTGCTCAAGCACAACAGATTATCGGATAG
- the dnaE gene encoding DNA polymerase III subunit alpha — protein sequence MSFVGLHIHSDYSLLDGASQLPALVDRAVELGMPAIALTDHGVMYGAIELIKVCLKKGIKPIIGNEMYVINGDIEVNKRYRKYHQVVLAKDTKGYKNLVKLTTISNLKGMQGKGIFARPCINKELLEQYHEGLIVTSACLGGEVPQAILKGDLDQARKVAKWYQEVFGDDYYLEIQDHGSVEDRVVNVAIVKIANELGIKIIATNDSHFISCYDVEAHDALLCIQTAKLVTEEKRMRYSGTEYLKSAEEMKRLFRDHLPSQVIEDAIANTLEVADKVKHYNIMGEPRIPDYKVSKDYTPDTYLEEITWNGLMKRLKCRSRSEIDPVYKARLEYELKMLQQMGFSTYFLVVWDYIKYARDNDIPVGPGRGSAAGSLVAYVLEITNIDPVHHGLLFERFLNPERKSMPDIDTDFCIERRDEVIKYVTNLYGEDRVAQIITFNRMTSKAVLKDVARVLGISYQDSNRMAKMIPVARGKPAKLSVMISDQTPTPEFKDAYDQDPEVRRWVDMAIRIEGTNKTFGVHAAGVVISADPLDEIVPLQLNNDGAVITQYYMEDLEALGLLKMDFLGLKNLTTIQKTKELVEKTQNLKLDLDQIPLDEIKAKKILDKGEQNKKPLDIQKTYELLEKGQLEGVFQLESSGMRQVVRDLKPDSIEDISSILALYRPGPLDAGLIPQFINRKHGKEKVEYQHPLLEPILQETYGILCLPKGTLIDQPDGSYVPIEEIKSGDLVLTSDGKQVWPAKVAKQWCSGVKDILKITLSSGTVIYSSKNHRFLTPDGDKFAYELKPVNPVVKNPDSLGSQVYEKYPGASNSNDPVVRYGTGCSKPGYEAENQGEPVPNAPYGTLQATEKGKRQEARGKSNPPLTQPTPNPSQEGSRKGNRSGVLLSNQKRPYRFTFNLETLEYNTRYKTNVEYWDEFDHQVYQQDVRIVYVTAVEESGQQECFDLQMEEQSSPYFLAHGVVVHNCFQESIMRMAQDLAGYSLGQADLLRRCLSGSTEIVDPATGRLVSLREIASKSSYWLGRKVFSLDLKTQKITQRPIIEIHPNGIRDVWEITTKTNRNIRATDDHLFYTTLGWKPLKEFTIGSSIGLSKTLPIRYTRELSNSKGKLTDNIIRLVSEVGNREQLTAKSGHELTKTVATPSLLRHQGIGDSDIFWDEIVELKYLGQEEVFDLSIAETHNFIANDFIAHNCMGKKKVAEMQKHREIFIDGSTKNGVTQDIAEELFDQMIKFAEYCLSYDTEIITVEYGPMPIGEIVEKGIPCTVYSVDSNGYVYTQPIAQWHNRGEQEVFEYTLDDGSVIRATNDHKFMTIDGQMLGIDEIFEGGLELKQLEELPLGLIDQAS from the coding sequence ATGTCTTTTGTTGGTCTACACATTCACAGTGATTATAGCCTACTGGATGGAGCATCTCAGCTACCAGCACTGGTGGATCGAGCTGTTGAGTTGGGTATGCCTGCGATCGCACTGACAGATCATGGTGTGATGTATGGTGCTATTGAACTGATTAAAGTTTGCCTAAAAAAGGGCATTAAGCCGATAATCGGTAACGAAATGTATGTGATTAATGGGGATATTGAGGTCAATAAGCGTTACCGAAAATATCATCAAGTCGTCTTAGCAAAAGATACCAAAGGTTACAAAAATTTAGTAAAATTAACAACTATTTCTAACCTCAAAGGGATGCAAGGTAAAGGAATTTTTGCTCGTCCCTGTATCAATAAAGAATTACTGGAGCAATATCACGAAGGGTTAATTGTTACTAGTGCTTGTTTGGGGGGTGAAGTTCCCCAAGCTATCCTAAAAGGTGACTTAGATCAAGCCCGTAAAGTAGCTAAGTGGTACCAAGAGGTTTTTGGGGATGATTACTATTTAGAGATTCAAGACCACGGCTCTGTAGAAGACCGAGTGGTTAATGTTGCTATTGTCAAAATCGCTAATGAATTAGGCATTAAAATTATTGCCACTAATGACTCCCACTTTATCTCCTGCTATGACGTAGAAGCTCATGATGCTTTGCTGTGTATTCAAACCGCTAAACTGGTTACGGAAGAGAAACGGATGCGCTATAGTGGCACGGAGTATCTCAAGTCAGCAGAGGAAATGAAACGGCTGTTTCGAGATCATTTACCGTCCCAGGTGATAGAGGATGCGATCGCAAATACCTTAGAAGTGGCAGATAAAGTCAAGCACTACAATATTATGGGGGAGCCTCGCATCCCAGACTACAAGGTATCCAAGGATTATACCCCTGACACCTATTTAGAAGAAATTACCTGGAATGGACTGATGAAGCGGCTAAAGTGTCGCTCTCGTAGTGAAATTGATCCAGTGTATAAAGCACGGCTAGAGTATGAGTTAAAAATGCTCCAGCAGATGGGATTCTCTACCTACTTTTTAGTGGTTTGGGACTACATCAAATATGCCAGAGATAATGATATTCCCGTTGGTCCCGGTCGTGGTTCAGCAGCAGGTTCCCTAGTGGCTTATGTCCTAGAAATTACCAACATTGACCCCGTACATCATGGGCTCCTGTTCGAGCGCTTTCTCAATCCAGAGCGGAAATCAATGCCAGATATTGACACAGATTTCTGCATTGAAAGACGGGATGAGGTGATTAAATATGTTACTAATCTCTATGGTGAAGACCGAGTAGCCCAGATTATTACATTTAACCGCATGACCTCTAAAGCGGTATTAAAAGATGTAGCGAGAGTGTTAGGAATTTCTTACCAAGACTCTAATCGTATGGCTAAGATGATTCCAGTGGCGCGAGGTAAGCCAGCCAAACTCTCAGTGATGATTTCTGATCAGACACCAACACCAGAGTTTAAAGACGCTTACGATCAAGATCCGGAAGTTCGTCGCTGGGTGGATATGGCGATTCGGATTGAAGGAACCAATAAAACCTTTGGTGTCCATGCTGCTGGCGTGGTTATTTCAGCAGACCCCTTAGATGAAATTGTGCCATTACAGCTGAATAATGATGGTGCAGTGATTACCCAGTATTATATGGAAGACCTGGAAGCTCTGGGACTCCTGAAAATGGATTTTTTAGGACTAAAGAACTTAACCACTATTCAGAAAACCAAAGAGTTAGTTGAAAAGACTCAAAATCTTAAACTCGATTTAGATCAGATTCCCCTAGATGAAATTAAAGCTAAGAAAATTTTAGACAAGGGTGAACAGAATAAAAAACCCCTAGATATTCAAAAAACTTACGAGCTCCTAGAAAAAGGTCAGTTAGAAGGAGTATTCCAATTAGAATCTTCGGGAATGCGTCAGGTGGTGCGAGACCTGAAACCTGACAGTATTGAAGATATTTCTTCAATTTTAGCTCTTTATCGCCCTGGTCCTCTAGATGCTGGTCTGATTCCTCAGTTTATTAATCGTAAACATGGTAAGGAAAAAGTAGAGTATCAACATCCTCTATTAGAGCCTATTTTACAGGAGACTTATGGAATTCTATGTTTACCGAAAGGTACGTTAATTGATCAGCCCGATGGTTCTTATGTGCCCATTGAGGAAATTAAATCTGGCGACCTAGTATTAACTTCTGATGGTAAACAAGTTTGGCCAGCAAAGGTAGCTAAGCAATGGTGCAGTGGTGTTAAAGATATCCTGAAAATTACGTTATCTAGTGGTACAGTTATCTATTCCAGTAAAAACCATCGCTTTTTAACACCAGATGGAGACAAATTTGCCTATGAGCTCAAACCAGTAAACCCAGTCGTCAAGAATCCTGATAGTTTGGGTTCTCAAGTTTATGAAAAATATCCCGGAGCCAGCAACAGTAATGACCCGGTGGTGCGTTACGGGACGGGCTGTTCCAAACCTGGCTACGAGGCGGAAAATCAGGGCGAGCCCGTCCCTAACGCACCCTACGGAACTCTACAGGCAACTGAAAAAGGCAAGAGGCAAGAGGCAAGAGGCAAAAGTAACCCACCCCTAACCCAACCCACCCCCAACCCCTCCCAGGAGGGGAGCAGGAAGGGAAACAGATCCGGAGTTTTATTGTCCAATCAAAAAAGACCATACAGGTTTACATTTAATTTAGAAACCCTAGAGTACAACACAAGGTACAAGACAAATGTTGAATACTGGGATGAATTTGATCACCAAGTCTACCAGCAAGATGTTCGGATAGTTTATGTTACGGCTGTGGAAGAGAGTGGGCAACAGGAGTGTTTTGATCTACAAATGGAGGAACAATCTTCCCCATACTTTCTGGCTCATGGCGTAGTCGTTCATAACTGCTTTCAGGAAAGCATCATGCGGATGGCCCAGGATTTGGCCGGTTATTCTCTAGGTCAAGCGGATTTACTGAGGCGGTGTTTGAGTGGATCAACTGAGATAGTTGATCCAGCAACCGGTCGTTTAGTTTCCCTGAGGGAGATTGCTTCTAAATCTAGTTACTGGTTGGGACGAAAGGTTTTTTCTCTTGATTTGAAGACCCAAAAAATTACCCAACGACCAATTATCGAAATTCATCCTAATGGGATTCGTGATGTTTGGGAGATTACTACCAAAACTAACCGCAACATTCGCGCAACGGATGATCATCTTTTCTACACCACTCTAGGATGGAAGCCTCTGAAAGAGTTTACCATAGGAAGTTCAATCGGTTTATCGAAAACATTACCAATTCGCTATACTCGTGAACTATCTAATAGTAAAGGTAAGCTAACTGATAATATCATTAGACTTGTTTCAGAAGTTGGTAACAGGGAACAGCTAACAGCTAAAAGTGGACACGAATTAACGAAAACAGTTGCGACTCCGAGTTTATTACGTCACCAAGGTATTGGTGACTCAGATATTTTCTGGGATGAGATTGTTGAGCTGAAGTATCTTGGCCAAGAGGAGGTTTTTGATTTAAGTATTGCTGAAACTCATAACTTTATTGCCAATGACTTTATTGCTCACAATTGCATGGGTAAGAAGAAGGTGGCTGAGATGCAGAAGCATCGGGAGATCTTTATCGATGGTTCAACCAAAAATGGCGTGACTCAAGACATAGCTGAAGAGTTATTTGACCAAATGATTAAATTTGCCGAATATTGTCTCAGCTATGATACGGAGATTATAACAGTAGAGTATGGGCCGATGCCCATTGGTGAGATTGTCGAAAAAGGTATCCCATGTACTGTTTATAGCGTTGATAGTAATGGCTATGTTTATACCCAACCTATTGCTCAGTGGCATAACCGGGGAGAGCAAGAGGTGTTTGAATATACTCTAGACGATGGCTCAGTGATTCGAGCTACAAACGATCATAAGTTTATGACCATTGATGGTCAAATGCTGGGGATTGATGAGATATTTGAGGGAGGGTTGGAGTTGAAACAGTTAGAGGAGTTACCTTTAGGGTTAATTGATCAAGCTAGTTAA
- a CDS encoding alpha/beta fold hydrolase — MTKSLHWQQRVGSQRDWVWRGWPIRYTYFRPPQPLTVQPTTPVILLHGFGASVGHWRHNLDVIGQHHTVYALDLLGFGASRKAAVDYTIDLWVAQVYEFWQTFIQKPVVLVGNSIGSLVGLGAAATHPEMVKGLVMINLPDFQAREEAIPSWLGPIVSTVESLVASPVLLKTLFYVVRRPSVVRKWAGLAYANPEAVTDDLVEILSVPATDPGAAATFSRLLRGMTAPNFSLPVKSLLPTLDIPMLLMWGLEDRMIPPMLARKFVKLNPNLELLELDHAGHCPHDECPEQVNLILLQWLGAKV; from the coding sequence GTGACCAAATCTTTGCATTGGCAGCAACGAGTTGGTAGTCAAAGGGATTGGGTCTGGCGGGGTTGGCCGATCCGTTATACCTATTTTCGCCCACCCCAACCCCTAACTGTCCAGCCGACAACACCAGTTATTCTGCTTCATGGGTTTGGTGCTTCGGTCGGGCATTGGCGTCATAACCTAGACGTAATCGGTCAACATCATACCGTTTATGCTTTAGATCTGCTGGGTTTTGGGGCATCCCGGAAAGCTGCGGTTGACTATACCATTGACCTTTGGGTAGCTCAGGTTTATGAATTTTGGCAAACTTTTATCCAAAAACCGGTAGTGTTAGTAGGTAACTCCATTGGTTCGCTAGTTGGTCTAGGAGCAGCAGCAACCCATCCAGAGATGGTTAAAGGTCTGGTGATGATTAATTTACCAGATTTCCAAGCCCGAGAAGAAGCGATTCCTAGTTGGCTCGGACCGATAGTCTCAACTGTTGAGAGTCTAGTGGCATCACCAGTGCTACTCAAAACCCTATTTTACGTGGTAAGACGTCCATCGGTTGTGCGTAAGTGGGCAGGGTTAGCTTATGCTAATCCAGAGGCAGTTACAGATGATTTAGTAGAAATTCTGAGTGTCCCTGCCACCGATCCTGGAGCTGCGGCCACCTTTAGTAGACTTTTAAGAGGGATGACTGCTCCTAACTTTAGTCTACCGGTCAAATCCCTATTACCTACATTAGATATTCCTATGCTATTGATGTGGGGACTAGAAGACCGGATGATTCCCCCCATGTTAGCTCGCAAGTTTGTTAAACTCAATCCTAATTTAGAGCTATTGGAGTTAGATCATGCTGGTCACTGTCCCCACGATGAATGTCCGGAACAGGTGAATCTGATCCTGTTACAGTGGCTAGGAGCTAAGGTTTGA
- a CDS encoding Crp/Fnr family transcriptional regulator: protein MLSSIDRLIFIRGVPIFHELRDDFLMRLASVMDELDFPSNHTIFAQGEEGRELYIVVSGLVRVHIGERNLAQFKQGACFGEMSLFDAEPRSASVTTIEPCHCLMLTQLQLYDAIDETPEFAIKIIRMLSRRIRELNSNLNTNQGKNPPSDLRRVGSRLTDFRA, encoded by the coding sequence ATGTTATCTAGCATTGATCGTTTAATTTTTATCAGGGGTGTCCCTATTTTTCACGAATTGCGGGACGATTTTCTGATGCGACTAGCCTCAGTGATGGACGAGCTAGACTTTCCTTCTAACCATACCATCTTTGCTCAAGGGGAAGAGGGTAGGGAACTTTATATTGTAGTCTCAGGTTTGGTAAGAGTTCACATTGGTGAGCGGAATTTGGCACAGTTCAAGCAAGGAGCGTGCTTTGGGGAGATGTCCTTGTTTGATGCAGAACCTCGTTCCGCTTCTGTGACCACAATCGAACCTTGCCATTGTTTGATGTTGACACAGCTACAACTCTATGATGCCATTGATGAGACACCAGAATTTGCAATTAAAATTATTCGTATGTTGTCCCGCCGTATTCGGGAACTTAACAGCAATTTGAATACTAATCAGGGGAAAAATCCACCATCGGATTTGAGAAGGGTTGGAAGTCGTTTAACTGATTTCCGTGCTTAA
- a CDS encoding BON domain-containing protein: protein MGWLKRMFGLESPEEAAAASTPSEDAPAGDDIAPERVGLNGEYDQSGLAKRVVWAFDQDDELDDEERLWVAQTGGKVVLKGEVASQEVLDKMVSVASGVDGCTEVDTDQVSVS, encoded by the coding sequence ATGGGTTGGTTAAAACGAATGTTTGGATTGGAAAGCCCAGAGGAAGCTGCCGCAGCTAGTACCCCTTCAGAAGATGCACCAGCAGGAGATGACATTGCCCCAGAGCGAGTGGGGTTAAACGGAGAATACGACCAAAGCGGCCTTGCCAAGCGAGTTGTTTGGGCCTTTGACCAAGACGACGAGCTGGATGACGAGGAGAGGCTCTGGGTTGCTCAAACTGGCGGTAAAGTTGTGCTGAAAGGAGAAGTAGCTAGCCAGGAGGTTCTAGATAAGATGGTTAGTGTTGCCTCAGGTGTGGATGGTTGCACGGAGGTTGACACTGATCAAGTGAGCGTCAGCTAA
- the infC gene encoding translation initiation factor IF-3: protein MSDNRRRQRDLPQINERIRFPKIRAIDTDGAQLGIITPQDALRIAEEKELDLVLVSDKADPPVCRIMDYGKYKFEQEKKAREAKKKQHTADVKEVKMRYKIEDHDYNVRVNQAERFLKSGDKVKATITFRGREIQHSNLAQALLERMAKDLQELAEVQQAPKREGRNMMMLLSPKK, encoded by the coding sequence GTGAGTGATAATAGAAGACGCCAACGCGATCTACCCCAAATTAACGAAAGAATCAGGTTTCCCAAGATTAGAGCCATTGATACCGATGGGGCACAGCTGGGTATAATCACACCTCAAGATGCCCTGCGGATCGCTGAGGAAAAGGAGTTAGATCTTGTCCTGGTTAGTGACAAGGCAGATCCGCCAGTGTGTCGCATCATGGACTATGGCAAGTACAAATTTGAACAAGAGAAGAAAGCCCGTGAAGCAAAGAAGAAGCAGCACACGGCTGATGTCAAAGAAGTGAAGATGCGCTACAAAATAGAAGACCATGACTACAATGTGCGGGTCAATCAAGCGGAGCGCTTCCTCAAATCTGGCGATAAAGTCAAAGCTACCATTACCTTCCGAGGTCGAGAAATCCAACATAGTAATTTAGCCCAGGCACTACTCGAGCGCATGGCTAAGGATTTACAAGAATTGGCAGAAGTCCAGCAAGCACCTAAGCGGGAAGGTCGCAACATGATGATGTTACTCTCCCCCAAAAAATAG
- the ilvN gene encoding acetolactate synthase small subunit: MKHTLSVLVEDEAGVLTRIAGLFARRGFNIESLAVGPTEQVGISRITMVVPGDDSSIEQLTKQLYKLINVLKVQDITTIPCVERELMLLKVNTTSSTRSEIIELAHVFRAHVVDTSDESLTLEVVGDPGKMVALTQMLNKFGIREIARTGKIALTRESGVNTEYLKSLEAKV, translated from the coding sequence ATGAAACATACCCTTTCCGTTTTAGTTGAAGATGAAGCCGGTGTTCTAACTCGCATTGCTGGTTTATTTGCCCGTAGAGGCTTCAATATCGAAAGTCTTGCCGTTGGACCAACTGAGCAGGTTGGTATATCTCGAATTACGATGGTAGTACCTGGAGATGACAGCAGCATTGAGCAGCTGACTAAGCAACTCTATAAGCTAATTAATGTCCTCAAAGTACAAGATATTACCACAATTCCCTGTGTCGAAAGGGAGTTAATGCTGCTAAAGGTTAACACTACTAGTTCCACCCGCTCCGAGATTATTGAATTAGCCCACGTGTTTCGTGCCCATGTCGTAGATACATCTGACGAGTCACTAACTCTAGAAGTTGTGGGAGATCCTGGGAAAATGGTAGCACTGACCCAAATGCTGAATAAGTTTGGTATCCGTGAAATTGCCCGAACTGGCAAAATCGCCCTAACCCGAGAATCGGGAGTCAATACTGAATATCTCAAGTCTTTGGAGGCAAAAGTTTAA